Within the Candidatus Thermoplasmatota archaeon genome, the region GGGGCCAAACAGCGGCGTTCCGCGGAACGTGCGGCCGAAGTCGATGGGCGTCCCTCCGCCGGTGGCGACGGGCGTCATGTTGGCCACGTAGGCCGGGAGCATGAGCCAGATCGCCTGGAGCGGAACCAGCCACACGTCGGCCATCGCGGCGGGAAAGGCCCGCCCTCTTAAAACGGCTCCGCCGACGGCAGGTTCATCCCTCCGCCGGCCGCTTGCGGCGCGATGCCCGACTTCGAGTCGCTGCGGTCGCAGATCCGTGCGTTCGTGGACGAGCGCGACTGGTCGCAGTTCCACTCGCCCAAGGACCTCGCCGTCGGGCTCTCCGTGGAGGCCGGCGAGCTTTTGGAGAACTTCCAGTGGCGCGACCCGCGCGCGGACGAGTTGGCGCGCGACCCGAACCTCCTGCAGCGCGTCCAGGAGGAGGTGGCCGACGTCTTCATCT harbors:
- a CDS encoding nucleotide pyrophosphohydrolase; amino-acid sequence: MPDFESLRSQIRAFVDERDWSQFHSPKDLAVGLSVEAGELLENFQWRDPRADELARDPNLLQRVQEEVADVFIYTVLLADTLGFDLPGAVAGKLEKNRQKYPVEKTRGKALKWNEL